In Blastopirellula sp. J2-11, a single genomic region encodes these proteins:
- a CDS encoding alpha/beta fold hydrolase, with the protein MSLSVSEQRISLGQMTYNIANSHSAGAPLLMLHGVTRRWQTFLPLAATLATRCRIIAPDFRGHGRTDPVVSQYRVIDYVEDAIRTLVDQTETPAVIYGHSLGAMVAVAAAAEAPDLVRAIILEDPPFETMGSRIFSTPLHSYFTAAQRLAGSNKPLEQLARDVAQLEYVDPISKTAIRQGDLRDPAALRFTAKCLSQLDPAVLEPIVAGAWLEGYDRAEILRRIRCPVLLLQADIEAGGMLTPEDAAAVKSSIADCTTVKLSGVSHLMHSAQPQKISDAIHNFLESLEVDRSATLHRVSQERAHEDF; encoded by the coding sequence TTGTCTTTGTCAGTTTCTGAACAGCGAATCAGCCTGGGTCAAATGACCTACAACATTGCGAACAGCCATTCGGCTGGCGCTCCGCTGTTGATGCTGCACGGAGTGACTCGCCGCTGGCAAACGTTTCTTCCGCTGGCCGCTACGTTAGCGACGCGTTGCAGAATCATCGCGCCCGATTTTCGTGGACACGGGCGAACCGATCCGGTCGTCTCCCAGTATCGCGTGATCGATTATGTCGAGGATGCGATTCGTACGTTGGTCGATCAAACGGAAACGCCTGCGGTGATCTATGGACACTCGTTGGGCGCGATGGTCGCCGTCGCCGCCGCGGCCGAAGCGCCTGACCTGGTTCGGGCGATCATTCTGGAAGACCCTCCGTTTGAAACGATGGGATCTCGAATTTTTAGTACGCCGCTACACAGTTACTTTACCGCCGCGCAAAGACTAGCAGGATCGAACAAACCGCTTGAGCAGCTTGCCCGTGACGTCGCCCAGTTGGAATATGTCGATCCCATCAGCAAAACGGCCATTAGACAGGGAGACTTGCGAGATCCCGCGGCGCTGCGATTTACGGCCAAATGTTTATCGCAGCTGGATCCCGCCGTCTTGGAACCAATTGTCGCTGGCGCTTGGCTCGAAGGATATGACCGCGCAGAGATCCTGCGGCGTATTCGTTGCCCTGTACTTTTGCTGCAAGCCGATATCGAGGCCGGGGGCATGTTGACTCCAGAAGATGCCGCCGCTGTGAAATCCAGTATCGCCGACTGCACAACCGTAAAATTGTCGGGGGTCAGTCATCTCATGCATAGCGCCCAACCCCAAAAAATTAGCGACGCCATTCACAACTTCCTCGAGTCGCTGGAAGTGGACCGTAGCGCGACGCTTCATCGCGTATCACAGGAGAGAGCCCATGAAGATTTCTGA
- a CDS encoding metal-dependent hydrolase family protein — MKISEAALLIHNGQIIDGTGAAAIHDGVVLIKNGRISYVGPADGAPDQGQVDTLDARGGTILPGLVEAHFHPTYFNVEALEDLDIKYPVEYVTILATYNAKLALESGYTAARSGGSLFNVDHWLKKAIESDLIPGPRLVASGREICGIGGLMDWNPDYRKIGMEGLVLLVNGADEARAAVRKLVKDGVEWVKTYPTGDAASPDANDHHTLCMTFEEMHAVVDTAHNHGLKVTGHCRATEGIKNALRAGYDALEHGTFMDDEALEMLLERDVPVVPALYFEMASVKNGPAIGMPQAVIDGHLETLEGGAESARRILKAGGRLGMGGDYGFAWNPHGDYAKELSFFVDYVGFTPLETLMCATKTGAEIMGRGEDLGTLEIGKLADVLVVDGDVLADISLLQHRERLLAVIQGGEIKAGVYKNQPNDRECGYPLQGR; from the coding sequence ATGAAGATTTCTGAAGCAGCGCTGCTGATCCATAACGGTCAGATCATTGACGGAACTGGCGCGGCGGCGATTCACGACGGCGTCGTCTTGATCAAGAACGGTCGCATCTCTTATGTAGGCCCGGCCGATGGCGCGCCGGACCAAGGTCAAGTCGATACGCTCGACGCGCGCGGCGGAACCATCCTGCCTGGCCTTGTTGAGGCTCACTTTCACCCAACCTATTTCAACGTCGAGGCGCTAGAAGACCTGGACATAAAATACCCGGTCGAATACGTCACCATCTTAGCGACATATAACGCCAAGTTAGCGCTTGAGTCCGGATATACTGCTGCCCGCAGCGGCGGGAGCCTCTTTAATGTCGATCATTGGCTGAAAAAAGCGATTGAATCCGATTTGATTCCTGGACCACGATTAGTCGCCAGCGGACGTGAAATCTGCGGCATCGGCGGCTTGATGGATTGGAATCCTGATTATCGCAAAATTGGGATGGAAGGTCTGGTCCTGCTAGTTAACGGCGCCGACGAAGCTCGCGCAGCGGTGCGGAAACTGGTCAAGGACGGAGTTGAATGGGTGAAAACCTATCCGACGGGAGACGCCGCATCGCCGGACGCAAATGACCACCACACGCTCTGCATGACCTTTGAAGAAATGCACGCAGTCGTCGATACCGCACATAACCATGGCCTCAAAGTCACCGGTCACTGTCGCGCCACCGAAGGAATCAAAAACGCGCTGCGCGCCGGTTACGACGCTCTGGAACATGGCACGTTCATGGATGACGAAGCGCTCGAAATGCTGCTCGAACGAGATGTGCCGGTGGTTCCCGCACTCTATTTCGAGATGGCCAGCGTCAAGAACGGTCCAGCGATCGGCATGCCGCAGGCAGTAATCGACGGACATCTAGAAACCTTAGAAGGAGGCGCCGAATCGGCTCGTCGCATCTTAAAGGCGGGAGGTCGTTTAGGGATGGGAGGCGACTATGGATTTGCCTGGAATCCGCACGGCGACTACGCCAAAGAACTGAGCTTCTTTGTTGACTATGTCGGCTTCACTCCGCTGGAGACCTTGATGTGCGCCACCAAAACCGGGGCCGAAATCATGGGCCGCGGCGAGGATCTCGGGACGCTTGAGATCGGTAAATTAGCCGATGTTCTCGTGGTCGATGGGGACGTTTTGGCCGATATCTCGTTGCTGCAACATCGCGAGCGACTTTTAGCCGTCATCCAAGGAGGCGAAATCAAAGCAGGCGTTTATAAAAATCAACCCAACGACCGAGAGTGTGGGTACCCGCTGCAGGGACGTTGA
- a CDS encoding DUF1559 domain-containing protein translates to MRTRMRNQRTGFTLVELLVVIAIIGVLIALLLPAVQQAREAARRTECVNKMKQLGLATHNFHDTYRHLPWASRNVSINGVTNKGSLFFWILPFLEQSALYDQANQSIDTSVDGKRAARHLIPPFLCPSDATSADHVLDGNWTLGNYEMNYQVFRDENTEQGLNLISDGTSNTIMFGETLQRCGGAIDDITYGTLWAHTLNQNDVRWTPIFGGGTYSSTSMITGTTLVPQRAKRKPDCDPLNSLASCHPGGINVLLADASVQFIPDTISGTTFWSLCTRGDGEVVGEY, encoded by the coding sequence ATGCGTACTCGCATGAGGAACCAGCGTACTGGCTTCACCTTGGTGGAGCTGCTTGTCGTGATTGCAATCATCGGCGTGCTGATTGCACTTTTATTGCCGGCGGTTCAACAAGCCCGCGAAGCGGCGCGGCGAACCGAGTGCGTCAACAAAATGAAGCAACTTGGCCTGGCGACGCACAATTTTCACGATACCTATCGCCATCTTCCATGGGCGTCGCGCAACGTTTCCATCAATGGAGTCACCAACAAAGGGTCACTCTTCTTCTGGATCCTGCCGTTTCTGGAACAAAGCGCTTTGTACGATCAAGCGAACCAGAGCATCGATACTTCCGTCGACGGAAAGCGCGCCGCGCGGCATCTGATTCCGCCTTTTCTCTGTCCTTCCGATGCGACCTCGGCCGATCATGTGTTGGATGGAAACTGGACGCTCGGTAATTACGAAATGAACTACCAGGTCTTCCGTGACGAAAACACGGAGCAGGGGTTAAACCTGATTTCTGATGGAACCTCGAACACGATCATGTTTGGCGAAACGCTACAGCGCTGCGGCGGCGCGATCGACGACATCACCTATGGCACGCTCTGGGCGCATACGCTGAATCAAAACGATGTGCGATGGACGCCGATCTTTGGCGGGGGGACGTACAGTTCGACCTCCATGATTACCGGAACGACGCTCGTTCCTCAACGGGCCAAGAGGAAGCCTGATTGCGATCCGTTGAACTCGCTCGCTTCCTGTCACCCAGGCGGAATTAACGTCTTGCTGGCCGACGCCAGCGTGCAGTTTATTCCCGATACGATTAGCGGAACGACCTTCTGGTCACTCTGCACGCGCGGCGATGGAGAAGTCGTCGGTGAATACTAA
- a CDS encoding SIMPL domain-containing protein (The SIMPL domain is named for its presence in mouse protein SIMPL (signalling molecule that associates with mouse pelle-like kinase). Bacterial member BP26, from Brucella, was shown to assemble into a channel-like structure, while YggE from E. coli has been associated with resistance to oxidative stress.): protein MLNMRNLGLWALASLVAVASIGQSHAAEPAVIKSNGTHVLNRNPTELKLSIELLGRGKTLKEALSKLKEKQTAAQDMVQSLGAEMESLTLDAPTTTSRSSEMMEKMREVIQQRVRNSGGPTPEGLKVQDSLTVSSKLHVSWKLEGEDVIARLSEVTALKKKIEESDIASVEGEEIPLAEQELMEEAEAFGYNSFSSGEEVKPGTPQFSYRTSITPQERREALKTAFATARNNAEVLAAAAGMKVTGLKSMEAGGTAVFANMQNYYRYGGGYREESDAEVEADPLQAASPKYAEIPFVFVISAQFNVEPADSDSK from the coding sequence ATGTTGAATATGCGAAATTTAGGACTTTGGGCATTGGCGAGTTTGGTGGCGGTAGCGTCGATCGGCCAGTCCCATGCCGCAGAACCAGCGGTGATTAAGAGTAACGGAACTCACGTCTTAAATCGAAATCCTACCGAACTGAAGCTCTCGATCGAGCTGTTGGGACGGGGCAAAACGCTGAAAGAGGCGCTGAGCAAACTGAAAGAGAAGCAAACCGCCGCTCAAGATATGGTGCAATCGTTGGGCGCCGAAATGGAAAGCTTGACTTTGGATGCCCCCACTACCACAAGCCGTTCTTCCGAAATGATGGAGAAGATGCGGGAGGTGATCCAACAGCGTGTCCGCAACAGCGGTGGACCGACCCCTGAGGGTTTGAAGGTTCAGGATTCGCTTACGGTTTCTTCCAAGTTGCACGTTAGTTGGAAGCTGGAAGGAGAGGACGTTATCGCTCGGCTGAGCGAAGTGACGGCGCTGAAGAAGAAGATTGAAGAATCCGATATTGCCAGCGTTGAAGGGGAAGAGATTCCGCTTGCCGAACAGGAATTGATGGAAGAGGCCGAAGCCTTCGGGTACAACTCGTTTTCTTCAGGCGAGGAAGTCAAACCAGGCACTCCTCAGTTTTCGTACCGAACATCCATTACTCCCCAGGAGCGACGCGAAGCGCTCAAGACGGCGTTCGCAACGGCCCGCAACAATGCCGAAGTGTTGGCCGCCGCGGCCGGAATGAAGGTGACCGGCCTGAAAAGTATGGAAGCTGGCGGAACCGCCGTGTTCGCAAATATGCAGAACTACTACCGCTACGGCGGAGGCTATCGAGAAGAGAGCGACGCCGAGGTCGAAGCCGACCCGTTGCAAGCGGCTAGTCCAAAATATGCGGAGATCCCTTTTGTCTTTGTGATTTCGGCGCAATTCAACGTCGAACCAGCGGATAGCGACAGCAAGTAG
- a CDS encoding HEAT repeat domain-containing protein has protein sequence MMQQKSSMSGLRLAIGVLSAVVWIGLSAAPACAQKDDSALDQELMKSLGNPLGEIVDEAMPKEASKKSDAPRSDDAAMPEEASDEIAPLVLDEPLPGAIIGLTAGIQKAQIDQKPAFVIASGKSCPWCSRLKQEMRKPEIAQALTRWTLIEVDVDASPEDAEKLGVSAIPALRLLTITGQEVAQHDGYLTAAALLAWLEENHGAVANQTDNLLLSADKPNAGNVLRLIRHLDDRDPLIRQAAIGRLQVVPELAGEPLLNAFEEGSLAKRLAILEIFDQWNAPIDAIDPWRPEAINDQILARLREWTSQLQPQDAAVKELSAQEMAALQLQIDRLLHANIADGEVIAARLARYAEALLPKVVSRLQDVQTDEERTKLRALRYRLVANDALVLRFPGGLARLASTEALVRRQAATQLVGLASAAEQPLLLELFSDADPLIREIALRGLQNIGGEEATASLVKLLQDPEPNVRAAVLQQLAEGASPTLLSDVAAYVKTEKDADLLVHAIRYLREISQSQSAQALLDLLPHESWQVRAEAAEALKELDYEELGDNPELLDDLKAALIFRMSDDDPFVVSRAAEALTKQMSEEAIQPLFVAAERHPAIATEILKNLAYHTDEFPSISTHFRKLLEHEEPSMRIAAVMGLTRADAQTLSEWLPLALNDESAKVRIVGATALFQQMEMERENAKESILDGDSTSASFSRGSNRFFGLGNPFASGNRKKRKTAEEDEKPKSSHPWEIWLNKYFTGENRTEYGPEIIDPLTKMIESDDPEERITAALVLAPRGHQQTALPVILETVQQSPALINRALAILPWVSWEQRQELFANLYPLAEQEGQQQLALRAASSALDSRAAGLLWPLLEKENVDLEMAAGIHQSLMYAYFGKSYWYGGDLSASKREKIVTAAQQHAEAGGEMDSLVALQLLAKIDERLACQIATKIAEDPARPDALRRNAFHISLLLTPEEEQVENLLAAMKSEQTERRELAFEMLIAGSEDRSLYRIYDTFTFTWPYNELSINGPQGPIIPTLPPGLEIESVRPWMKHPSTKIRAYAGYVLALAGEVEGLDPLLEYWRTDANRNSVTNILVFRAISKLNASQHIDILRNIYNPEQFGYTENRRFYWTIRIMSGDEVLELRKKIRDEVGMSNLR, from the coding sequence ATGATGCAACAAAAGTCATCCATGTCCGGTTTGCGATTGGCGATTGGGGTGCTGTCGGCGGTCGTTTGGATCGGGTTGTCCGCGGCGCCGGCCTGCGCGCAAAAGGACGATTCTGCGCTCGATCAGGAACTGATGAAATCGCTGGGAAATCCGCTCGGAGAGATCGTTGACGAAGCGATGCCCAAAGAAGCTTCCAAGAAATCAGACGCACCGCGATCCGATGATGCGGCGATGCCTGAGGAGGCGTCGGACGAAATTGCTCCGCTTGTCTTGGACGAGCCGTTGCCGGGCGCGATCATCGGTCTGACCGCCGGAATTCAAAAAGCCCAGATTGATCAGAAGCCAGCCTTCGTTATTGCGAGCGGAAAGAGTTGTCCTTGGTGTTCTCGTTTGAAGCAAGAGATGCGCAAGCCTGAGATCGCGCAAGCGCTGACGCGCTGGACCCTGATTGAAGTGGACGTCGACGCGAGCCCCGAAGATGCCGAAAAACTAGGAGTCTCGGCGATTCCCGCGTTACGATTGCTTACTATCACCGGACAGGAAGTTGCTCAGCACGACGGCTATCTCACCGCCGCTGCGTTGCTCGCTTGGCTGGAAGAAAATCATGGCGCCGTCGCTAACCAGACCGATAATCTACTGCTGAGCGCGGATAAGCCGAATGCCGGAAACGTGCTGCGGCTGATCCGGCATTTGGATGACCGTGACCCACTAATCCGACAGGCGGCGATCGGACGGCTGCAAGTCGTTCCGGAACTCGCCGGCGAGCCGTTGCTAAACGCATTTGAAGAGGGGAGTTTAGCCAAGCGTCTGGCGATCTTGGAGATTTTCGACCAATGGAACGCTCCGATCGATGCGATCGATCCCTGGCGGCCTGAAGCGATCAACGACCAGATATTAGCGCGTCTACGCGAGTGGACCTCTCAGCTTCAGCCGCAAGACGCCGCCGTCAAAGAGCTTTCGGCGCAGGAAATGGCCGCGTTGCAGTTGCAGATCGACCGCTTGCTGCATGCGAATATAGCCGATGGAGAGGTGATCGCGGCGCGCCTGGCACGGTATGCGGAGGCGCTTTTGCCAAAAGTTGTGAGCCGACTGCAGGATGTACAAACCGACGAAGAGCGGACCAAGCTCCGTGCGCTGCGCTACCGACTAGTGGCCAATGATGCGCTGGTTCTGCGATTTCCCGGTGGACTGGCGCGATTGGCTTCGACCGAAGCATTGGTCCGCCGTCAGGCGGCCACGCAACTGGTCGGTCTGGCGTCAGCCGCCGAGCAACCGCTGTTGCTCGAGCTATTCAGTGACGCAGACCCGCTGATTCGTGAAATTGCGCTTCGCGGGCTGCAAAATATAGGGGGAGAGGAGGCGACCGCGTCGTTGGTGAAGTTGCTGCAAGACCCGGAGCCGAACGTTCGCGCCGCGGTGTTGCAACAATTGGCCGAAGGAGCTTCGCCGACATTGCTCTCGGATGTCGCCGCTTATGTCAAAACGGAAAAGGACGCAGATCTTCTGGTGCATGCGATTCGCTACCTGCGTGAGATCTCGCAGTCGCAAAGCGCACAGGCGCTGCTCGACCTGCTGCCGCATGAAAGCTGGCAAGTCCGCGCTGAAGCGGCCGAAGCGCTGAAGGAACTTGACTATGAGGAACTTGGTGATAATCCGGAACTATTGGACGACTTGAAAGCCGCGTTGATTTTCCGCATGTCGGACGACGATCCGTTTGTCGTGAGTCGAGCCGCCGAAGCGTTGACGAAGCAAATGAGCGAAGAGGCGATCCAGCCCCTTTTTGTTGCGGCGGAAAGGCATCCCGCCATCGCCACCGAGATCCTCAAGAATCTTGCCTACCACACGGATGAATTTCCGAGCATCTCAACGCACTTCCGCAAATTACTCGAACACGAAGAACCATCGATGCGGATCGCAGCCGTAATGGGGTTGACCCGCGCCGATGCGCAGACCTTATCCGAATGGTTACCGCTGGCGCTGAACGATGAGAGCGCGAAGGTCCGGATTGTTGGCGCCACCGCATTGTTTCAACAGATGGAAATGGAGCGAGAAAACGCCAAGGAGTCGATCTTGGATGGCGACTCTACATCCGCTTCTTTTTCAAGAGGTTCCAATCGGTTCTTTGGTCTGGGGAATCCATTCGCATCAGGGAATCGAAAAAAACGAAAAACTGCTGAGGAGGATGAAAAACCAAAGTCGTCACATCCTTGGGAGATTTGGCTGAACAAATATTTCACCGGAGAAAACCGTACGGAATACGGACCAGAGATTATTGATCCGCTCACCAAGATGATAGAGAGCGATGATCCCGAGGAGCGAATTACCGCGGCGCTGGTCTTAGCTCCCAGGGGCCATCAACAGACGGCGTTGCCGGTGATTCTGGAAACAGTCCAACAATCGCCAGCGCTGATCAATCGAGCGTTGGCGATCTTGCCGTGGGTATCTTGGGAGCAACGTCAAGAATTGTTCGCAAACCTTTATCCCCTCGCCGAGCAAGAGGGGCAGCAGCAACTAGCACTGCGCGCGGCAAGTTCGGCGCTGGACTCTCGGGCCGCCGGTCTGTTGTGGCCTCTGTTGGAGAAGGAGAACGTTGACCTTGAGATGGCCGCAGGGATTCACCAGAGTTTGATGTACGCCTACTTTGGCAAGTCTTATTGGTACGGCGGAGACCTTAGTGCAAGCAAACGCGAAAAAATTGTGACAGCCGCGCAGCAACATGCCGAAGCCGGGGGCGAAATGGACTCGCTCGTAGCGCTGCAGTTGTTGGCGAAAATCGACGAACGACTGGCCTGCCAAATCGCCACAAAAATCGCCGAAGACCCGGCGCGGCCAGACGCGCTTCGCCGTAACGCGTTTCATATCAGTCTGCTGCTAACTCCCGAGGAAGAGCAAGTCGAGAATCTGCTCGCCGCGATGAAGAGCGAACAGACCGAGCGCAGAGAACTAGCGTTTGAAATGTTGATCGCTGGTTCTGAAGATAGGTCTCTCTACCGCATTTATGACACGTTCACGTTTACTTGGCCTTACAATGAGTTGTCTATAAACGGTCCTCAGGGGCCGATTATTCCGACGCTTCCTCCGGGGCTAGAAATCGAAAGCGTACGGCCATGGATGAAGCATCCATCGACCAAAATTCGCGCCTATGCAGGTTACGTACTTGCCTTGGCGGGAGAAGTGGAGGGACTCGATCCGCTGCTGGAGTACTGGCGAACCGACGCGAATCGCAATTCGGTCACCAATATTCTCGTTTTCCGTGCGATCTCTAAATTGAATGCGAGCCAGCATATTGATATCCTTCGCAACATCTACAATCCAGAGCAGTTTGGCTATACCGAAAACCGACGGTTTTATTGGACGATTCGCATCATGAGCGGAGACGAAGTGTTGGAGCTGCGAAAGAAGATTCGCGATGAAGTGGGCATGTCAAATTTGCGTTAA
- a CDS encoding multiheme c-type cytochrome yields MSPTQQSPIKPLDQTYYRLPGMLLACAIALGGCNRTTSKSAPVMLVVSGDTQGWIVPCGCTSNQSGGLLRRGSYLEALRNHGPVLYFDCGGAGSGDSPYDVAKLAAIVRGEQNMGLVMHNIGAVEATLGAAGLRQLEASLGGDVFLSANVRDDAGKRIGAAWKIVEPGGQRILVTGVLSQEFAAANLQVGVVKTEILAVLAETKSKGPFTAIVVLAYAPEAELRQLVAQLPEVDAVIGGPTGQAIAPQQLGHTLLAAATNKGKFLIQLTLSDKSGEPISGSAIEMEETYPDQPKQQENLNRFYQLLAEQDFTPSQTSFAAGLPYSGNTAARIVGNQSCQTCHAEEYDAWMKSPHAHAWRTLEADGSHVDSYCQQCHVTGYGAEGGFVSRKASAAMVNVGCESCHGPSEAHAKDPQAPTRFFANAAAACTRCHDRENSPQFDYSTYWPQIEHGGKEL; encoded by the coding sequence ATGTCTCCGACTCAACAATCTCCTATCAAACCGCTGGATCAGACGTACTATCGTCTGCCGGGGATGCTGCTGGCATGTGCGATAGCATTGGGCGGTTGCAATCGCACAACGAGCAAGTCTGCGCCGGTCATGCTAGTGGTAAGCGGCGATACGCAGGGCTGGATTGTGCCGTGTGGTTGCACCAGCAATCAATCAGGCGGTCTATTGCGCCGCGGCAGTTATCTAGAAGCATTGCGGAATCACGGCCCAGTCCTCTATTTCGACTGCGGCGGCGCCGGCAGTGGGGACTCGCCGTATGATGTCGCCAAGCTCGCGGCGATCGTACGCGGCGAACAGAACATGGGTTTGGTGATGCACAATATCGGCGCGGTGGAAGCGACACTCGGCGCGGCAGGTCTGCGGCAATTAGAAGCGTCGCTCGGCGGCGATGTTTTTCTCTCGGCCAATGTCCGCGACGACGCAGGAAAACGGATTGGCGCCGCGTGGAAGATCGTCGAGCCAGGAGGACAGCGAATCCTGGTGACCGGTGTCCTTTCACAGGAATTTGCGGCGGCCAATCTACAAGTCGGCGTCGTCAAAACAGAGATACTCGCGGTTCTAGCGGAAACGAAGTCGAAGGGTCCTTTTACGGCGATCGTCGTCTTGGCGTATGCGCCAGAAGCAGAGCTTCGCCAGCTTGTCGCGCAACTGCCCGAGGTAGACGCAGTGATCGGCGGACCGACTGGTCAGGCGATCGCTCCGCAGCAATTGGGTCATACTTTGTTGGCGGCGGCGACCAACAAAGGAAAATTTCTCATTCAGCTAACCCTCTCCGACAAGTCGGGCGAACCGATTTCCGGGTCGGCGATCGAAATGGAAGAGACGTACCCCGATCAGCCGAAACAGCAGGAAAATTTGAACCGTTTTTATCAGTTGTTGGCGGAGCAAGACTTTACGCCGTCGCAAACATCGTTTGCCGCCGGGCTCCCTTATTCGGGCAATACGGCGGCGCGGATCGTCGGCAATCAATCGTGTCAGACGTGCCATGCCGAAGAATACGATGCTTGGATGAAATCGCCCCACGCGCATGCTTGGCGAACGCTGGAAGCGGATGGTTCGCATGTCGACTCGTATTGTCAACAATGCCACGTCACTGGGTACGGAGCTGAAGGCGGGTTCGTTTCTCGCAAAGCGTCAGCCGCGATGGTAAACGTTGGCTGTGAAAGTTGCCACGGACCTTCTGAGGCGCATGCCAAAGATCCTCAGGCGCCCACCCGCTTTTTTGCGAATGCTGCGGCGGCCTGCACTCGATGTCATGACCGCGAGAATAGTCCCCAATTCGACTACTCCACTTACTGGCCGCAGATCGAGCACGGGGGAAAGGAGCTCTGA
- a CDS encoding DUF4159 domain-containing protein, whose amino-acid sequence MKTLFPLMTLSLVALLLGGAPPSRAADSAPELSVADTPIPDSSQTGGEAESIVQVANLVYADVRSSKCFSDHFLILAEQETSISTSRRFHAVKLASEHLYDYPLVIMTGEGAFELPESERQSLRRYIERGGFLLASAGCSSEEWNRSFRAEMAEVFPTQALTPLNLEHPIFHTVHDITELTANHGSPKPIEGISIGGRIGVIFSQDGLNDTHHTQGCCCCGGNEIRNAEKINLNILAYALTY is encoded by the coding sequence ATGAAAACGCTATTCCCCTTGATGACGCTGTCGCTTGTCGCGCTCTTGCTGGGGGGCGCTCCCCCTAGTCGGGCTGCCGATAGTGCGCCGGAATTGTCTGTTGCTGACACGCCGATTCCGGACTCGTCGCAAACCGGCGGCGAAGCCGAAAGCATCGTCCAGGTCGCCAACCTGGTTTACGCCGACGTACGCAGCAGCAAGTGCTTTTCTGATCATTTTTTGATCTTGGCCGAGCAAGAGACGTCGATCAGCACGAGTCGCCGCTTTCACGCGGTAAAGCTGGCCAGCGAACACCTGTACGACTATCCCCTGGTGATCATGACCGGCGAAGGGGCGTTCGAATTGCCAGAATCGGAGCGGCAAAGTCTACGACGGTATATTGAACGCGGCGGATTTCTCCTCGCTTCCGCCGGATGTTCGTCCGAGGAATGGAATCGCTCGTTTCGAGCTGAAATGGCCGAAGTCTTTCCCACGCAGGCGCTGACGCCGCTGAACCTGGAGCATCCGATCTTTCATACCGTGCACGATATCACGGAACTGACCGCCAATCATGGATCACCGAAACCGATCGAAGGGATCAGTATCGGCGGGCGAATCGGCGTGATATTCTCTCAGGATGGTTTGAACGATACGCATCACACGCAAGGCTGTTGCTGCTGTGGAGGAAATGAAATTCGCAACGCGGAAAAAATCAACCTCAATATCCTGGCCTACGCGTTGACCTATTAG